The following nucleotide sequence is from Acyrthosiphon pisum isolate AL4f chromosome A2, pea_aphid_22Mar2018_4r6ur, whole genome shotgun sequence.
attttataattttgctataccatttttaaacagtattatCCTTAGTAAATAAACATCTTAATAACTAAGCAACTACTCGTTAAAATTTGTAGTACaaaaatttcaagaatttaaaaatattttatttatttaatattatatacttccttgaaaatttcaaaaaactcTTTATAAGAAAAATGGGGACGAGAATACTTCGTGAGTCACACATTCAcactgtatatactatataatatacatgacaaTTACCTAAACTATTAAACGGACATATTGTATGTAAATTCaatgtaggtatagtaatttctttaatataatcaaaaaaggTTTTAGAAATTCGTCAAAACGCATagtcataggtaggtattataaatgcGCAATGTGTTATGTCTAATGTGTTATATGTGTATTACTGATATCCCTGTAATCTTCGtgtgattaaaaatacattaacaccCAACTATAGTACATGCTacctataattacctatatacggctatacctaaaATGCACATTAATCTTGTTGGTCGATAACAGGTGATAAGATGATCGCGATgttcgaatataataaaatcaaagtaACAGATTTCAAAATGCACACATTATTTCGATTCCTGTGGTTAtcgacataacataataattattttatattatacacagtataataattatattattattatattacttaccgCGGTAGGAGAATATTATCTATTCATaaacgataaatatatatatacgtgtatacgtacctatacagtatacctacacggctacacaGCTATACCATACACGTCagggaaatataattattattataattgtcattATCACAATAATCACAGGTATATACCTCGTCAAGACTGCCAAGTGCGAAACCGATCTGACCCGCTGGGTAAGTGGACACGTAAGACGTAGCGTACGCCGCCTTGGCGAATACTGCTTTGCAATGGTTGCGCATCGACGctgcatttttcaaatgtccCCAGAAAGTATCGGCTTGTGAACACACGATGCCGCCGGGCCGCAGTGCGCGTTTCATCAATTCAAAGTACGACTTTTGGAATAGCGAAACAGCTGGGCCTAAGTATTAtatgaaacgaaaaaaaaaaacaaatgcatgaatgatatgaaaaatacctcgattattatgaatttatgatattatggaGAGTtagatttttactttaaaatcaaaattaagcgATTATATCATACTCAGACGGCGTAAACGCGTTTTATCTACATcgtacgtatttatatatataatattttctttttagataTTGCATTGGCaattgagattaaaatataataattaaaattatgtgaaatcTCAGGTAGGTACCTGAAAAAATTGGCTgcgtctatagtctatacccattatttatatatatgcagGACcttcaaatttgtaaataaaggATATCGTtttcatgcatattataatgattatataaagtACCAATAGGATCAGAAGAGTCAGTTATAATGACGTCGTAGTACTGAAAGTGTTCTTCCATAAACTTGAATCCGTCAGCTACGTGCAGGTTGACTTTGGGGCTGTTGAATCCTTCAGCCATGAACGGTAAATATTTCTTGGACAATTCGATAACGCGATCGTCGATTTCCACTTGGTCAATGGTTTCGACCAATGGGTGTTTGGCTACTTCCCTAGCGACCCCACCATCGCCGCCGCCCACGATGAGTACCTGTCCACGAAAGATATGATATGAAGATTTAGGACAACCGACGGATATAGGTACGGaaattgtgtatacattttaaatttatcgtaaaaatataCCAACCCTCTGTGGTTTTGGGTGACTGAATAATGGCAAAAATGAAATCATTTCTTGATAAGAATACTCATCGAACTCCGTGCATTGAATCATGCCATCGAGTACCAGTACAACACCGTGTGATTTCCTTTGGAcaaaccaattatttaaattatttagagacaacattatagtaggtaggaaccaaatattatattactatttactaccgaTGGACCTATACAGCAGTAAATTATACTCAGGTGTCAGAAAACGTGTGTTGGGGGATTGTGGGTAgtgggtacctattataagtgcAAATGTACAATGTATCTCTTGTTATAGCATCCAGACTAAATTGGGTCAATTATTTCTGCATTTTGAatcgattattaaaatattatacatttatctaatATACACGTTTTGTATGCAGGTggaactattattaaatatctgaGCATGTGACtactaactacctatatatacgaacTACCACCCCCGGCTAAATCCCAATAATCAGCTTCAGCCACGCCAacgtagcataatattatattatacgaaacaaaataacaaataaactgtaaaaaatattcgcaagttaatcaaaatataaaatatatatgttttatgttCAAAGCGAGAAcgtttaaataatcaataattagtagctgctatttaaattaatcaaatcttatctaagattttttttattcacttgtatcaatataggtaatctccaatatacctaatacctatattatataatatttaattttactttcacAATCAAACGATTTATTCCtcgtttttaaatcttaattaataaaaaatatgttattaatcaattttttttatcatcaataaACGTAAATTTTGACTTAAGAAATTAAGATTACACACCACTCAGCAAGTCTCAAGtggttaattaattgtaaacattattatatacaagtagGCTACTAACGATTTAGAGTTTTTCGATCGTGGTTTAATATTGAGATTTGGCAAACTTTGCAGTTTGTACTACAgattggttttataaataataatcttataaagttataaccttttgccaatacctaatatatatttcatatgtgttttttttataaactaagtGGTCTTTAAAATAATCAAGATCTTTTTGATCAAGGTATTGAGCTGCTCATATTCTATAGGTATAgctttataacaataatttataacacactACAATTGTTAGTAATTGGTAtagtctatttatatttaatatgttccTAAATTGCTATAAGCTGGCCAATTGGATAGCCACGTGAAGATAGGGGTATGGGACAATTAGATCCTCCGGTTGATCAGTATATCGATATCGTAACACACTAAACGTAACTCGAGATGTTAATACactattatggtatataataggtatacattattaatctgctttataaaataatgtacttcatattatatttatacaaaacaaaaaaaatattgtactaacgTCTCTTAAAATCTAGGGCACCCGTGCATCTcaagttagttttaatatagcATTGTTAAAACCGTAGAAGAAAAAATGTTACGCACCTATCTATTCCAGtacattatattcaaaataatattacaaaatattatatcctaatTAGTTTCAGTTTTTATGGTATATCGTGTATAGCAGTATAGCATTCCACTTAGAATATCATATACGCATAtaccaattaatttaatacatatagatTAGAAATATCGCAGTTAATCATATTTTCTAATTGTCTATTgcctataaacatattatataaacaatcaaatagtggttttttttaacgattaatgATAATCtgtatatctattattacaAGTGTACTATACGACGTCTGTATCTGTCTACCatataattatttgcaattgTGATTAGGTAGTTTTCTATTTTGAGGGAGGGCAAATAgcaaattagtataatatatacaggtatatacctactgaaCGATATGCGTCTGACGTAGGTATGGGATTTAATTTGTTcttgtgataatattatccgcattaaaggtaaaattaagttataatatatatattatatactatagagGTAGGTAAACTTAgatgtaaaaactaataatgataCCTTGCACCTAGGAATACTTATCTTTTGGGGACTATTAATGTTGAGATAGATATGTGCGAGATGCTGGTATGCGGCTGAATCTTCCACTTTATTCCATTAGATTAAACAATCTTATCTcctaattttgtttgtataatacgTAACATaatacccatgcatttgttgtgtCCTTCTTACTACTataacaaattttcgttcactattTTAAATAGCGTGCTGTTAGtattgatattagagtgaattgtcATATCATCAAACTTTAATAACACTATCTGTGCGtcggcttttattcgatattttaattctcAAGCGAGATTTTAgcattttaatttgtgttatcTCACATAAGTACCCATAtcttgtttgaaaattaaaatatcctaTTAAAAATATCCGACGTtaaagcacagataatgtttttacaaacaagtttaataataggtcgattcactctaatagtggcgtatttagtattttttgtagggggtggatgacaagaattttagcttacagattacgatttaataattataatataataatagatatgtaTTTAAAGATCCATGGGGGCGGATTTGTCCCCTATCcacccccgtaaatacgcccctgcaCTCTAATATCAAGACTATAAaaacacactattgaaactagtgaacgtcAAATTACTTTTGTAAGACGTAGAGAACAAACGCATGGGGAGCATTCTCTTAAGTCTGTTGATTACCATTTATCTCATTTGACATTTACTCAATaatgtgcatattattgtttaaatagtacctaaattattgtaataaatacatgtataaaaataaaatttaaaaacaggtGCAGTATATTTCACTAATctgtgcttatttttttttcatttctaacaATTTATTGTGAATACATTACATGTATACATGTTATAAATATGCGTGTTttcataaatgtaaaaaattctcACGATAACAATTAGGTTTCTgccttataatatgtacataatatatatatgtagtttaTGTCTACaatgtaagaatataaaatataagtacacgCATGTGGTgtcgtattaattattaaccgattatacgttttttttgtgaaaaacttcgtgaataatattgtaatattttagtacaCAATTTGCAGTAGCCAGTCCAATGAGCTGATGGGGGTTGtgtcaaaatataaactatatatactatattactatacatatgtCTTATAAAACATATTCAAGTTCTTATGCATCGGAATAAAACcaaagtaggtatatgtaatgTGTGTGTTCGCGGTTCGCCACTACATGTATAAAATGCAATCAACtaccatgttataatatattattagattattttattattatattatataataaatatctaatggTATATCTATACTTTGAGACGTGTTtagaagtttttaattatttcgcaGAGCCAGCTAAGAGTAATTTTTTGATAAGTTTATTAAATCAATTCCTAATCTAGTTACAAAAAACATTctaaaaattggttttcatCTAATTTGAATTCGTATGTCTGTCTATAGCCAGAATGGCCAGACACGGCCTTAGCTACTGGCTACTGCTATAATTAGTTACATTTCACACTCAATAATCGACTTTGCGTATAGtttgtttaaaacgaataataaacaGTATCGGAGTATCCACTTGACacggagtgatccatttaacgtaagacactcgttatttcagaaaaaatcaacgtttttgaaaatatttcttttatataattttaagtcgaggcaaaacaatattttcgggtaaaatgtatatattttttatataattatcatttttaaaacattttttacccttatttttagtaacaaacattgttaatttcatattccgaagCTTACATTTATAGGTACGGATAGTATTtcgatctataaaaatcaaatttcgtcAAGTAGTtagttatatattgtgtttaaagtttaaatgagcGGAGTAGTTAACGAACATTTTGCGGGGTATGTACTTCTGTGGCCATGTACTACTCCACTCACATGCTATTTCcagcatgatttttttttcaatatttataataccattTATGTATCCCCTAAATGGCcttaaatttggtaatttaattacaaccgttatcaatattataatttataaacagctATTAGATAATTGTACTTATGAAAACCTATGAAACCCGTCATTTAACTTTTgaggatagtataatattatggtcattcttaaattatgtttttaatgatcAAAGTGCATGTTAAAAACAATCTCACCCTTCCCCCGCCACGATAAAATCatttgatattataggtattagttattatagaattaacctgtataatataataataaatacctacacagAAATAAAGATCGTTATTGTCATATTAGAtcatgttacatattatattacgtatataggCATACATGTATAACTGCGTAAAAGTAATatgaagtaaatattataatattaaacaggcAGTTACTCACGTTTTCAATACTAATATCTCCTGGTACTTGGACTGTTCCTGGTGCAAGACCTGTTCCACTTCCATGGAAAAACTTCTGCCCGGCAACAGGTCCGTGAGTTCGCTGAACCATCCGGTCTTCAACTTGTCCATGATGTTTGAGTTCCGGCGACGACTACGGGTTCGTTGGCTGAGCAAGCGAGCGCCGGATGTCTAGACGGCGTGGAGCGTAGACTGCAAGTGGCCGTCGACTCGGGCCATATCTACCAATTATGCAATACACGCCTTCCTTATCTCCGGCGACCTTCAACATTACAGCGTCCAATCGCCGTACGAATACagaatagtataggtatttacggtatacatatatatacattacattgtACAAGTATttaacaggtacctattataatattttaacataaatatatataaatttatacaatataatatataggtataacactaataagtaatattttctctagtataggtatatacactatacatatattacaccTGGTCCTGGTGCAACGTGACTGCAAACGTGTGTTTAAAACACGAGATGTTTATTTCTAACTAACGCtatttatgttttgaaaaacgaaatcatttttacagttagtttttaaatttttttttttaatttcgagcACAAAAGTTATCTGAATAGAAACCATAATGTgcttaagttatttttttccacttttaaactatgtattacaaattttttcttGTGTCCCAAAAGAGATTATTTTCCATTTCAAAGTGtacacaaagaaaaaaatacctatattataggataaccgttattgattaatttaaagatATTGCAGTGACCACACGGAcaactaaaaacatatttttattattaaacattattggaaaacataattttaattgttttgaaaatataaatggtttttAACATTAACAGTCGATGATGGTCAGTTACTTATTACTAATACCATGTTTACCagtatattaagttattttaatcaaataattgttggtatagcattatgatatacaatataaacataactaattagaaaaatatacaattgtttacaaaaattatgattataaagttaataattaatttatgttaaatctATACtaaactgtataaataaaaacaaacgttcagttaataaatactaatataaatcaaatttttacactttattAATAGTTGActgaatgtaaataaattaatattttaggatgtacagtatatttttaaatggatttgtttttttttttttttttaagagaacCTTAGACTAAAGGGATTgccctttttttattattattattgtgaattgtaatttttgtaatatttcaggaatacaataggtacctataaattaattttttatcaatttattatgttactcactattcaattattacaagaataaaaatacatttttaggtacatactacacaaaaatacattaaaaattaattaatatcacaGATTGAACacaacaatttaacaaataatttaaagtcaatggttagtatattatgtatttatttaatcattgcCAATAACACCCTTTTTCGTGAAGATCTGGGTCATCAAATACAAATGTTTGCTTTGGAAAAtctatagttttgtttttggtcttaaacattaaacattaaggaataattttcaacaacaaatatattatacatttaaaatatcaatcatTCATAATTAGTtataccttataagttataagtagagCGCGGATTcctatgcaattgcatatttttttccttttaatatttttggatttttgtcagttatctccacgaatcatcataatttgaatctaatggtgaaatttttttttgcatatttctgcatatttaaaggttattgcatattttggcaaaattcaaaatttattgcatattgaagcaaaaatttaaaaaaatgtataaaataatattttgtcaagtagaaaaattaaaactaaattttatagtcattaaataataatttatatattatattatatttatttataacattataagataaataaataatcgattatGACGTATACTTAATCGCTTTTGCTGTGTCGGTCGGTTATCGACATACCACTGGGCACTCGGTTACATCGTTTGTCGTTGTCTGTAAATAGTGAATATGCCGAAACTTGAAATGCATATGATTAtgaattctaataataaattaagttgttcagaaaatttcctaaattgtttttttattttaggcgttagagttattaatattataagttttgttgtacattttaaataaataaaaaattcttgcatattttttacatatttttatgattttgactgcatatttttacatattttcatgattttgactacatattttttgcatattttcatgatttttacagcatattatatggcatatttcgatacttttaagtgcataaaaatTCCGCGCtctagttataagttataacattataattttaataattgataaatacaaaattccCCAGCATAAATATTCGTGACAAAAACAGACACTCCTTAATCACGGATATATTTGAATCCACTATGGTATTCGCAGTAGAAAGGTTTCACTTTATTGggtaataaattaaagataataggtattgaatgattgataaattgataaattacatttttgaatgtATCAAAAGGATATTTATAAATCAGTTTGAAGAATCCTGTACCCAAGTTGATTGGTATACCCATAATGATACTCTCAGACACGCCATTTATTGTATCCGTCTGTCCATAATATGCGGCATCAAATAAATGATCAGAAGTTTTTTCGAACTAAAATGAttgttaaagtaataattattcatactaaatagtaaatacacatttttaaaaattataaaatacatagaacattttaaatcaaatatttaacatacagAAGCAAGATTCAGCACAGACTCTTTCATTTTTGATAAACCAAAACGTGTTATACCCAATAATTCACCACGACTTGTCATCAAATCAGCAATCAGCATAGGATGTCTAGGATCGATAGATATTCCGTGATTGCCCATTACACTATCAATTTCTGATATTATTGTTGCCctgcaatttataaataacaaataaaataaaatattgaaataaaagtttaatttattaaattaatatttattaaaggtatgaaataaaatacagcTCGAAActtgattgtaatttttttttttcattgattaacCCGCGGAAACTTAGGCCATTagtggtttttaactgtgttTTTAACTTTAAGCGTATAGTTTCAAGTTTTCAATATGGTGGTTTCATATTTTACTCCAATAATGAGCATATTAGTTAGCATTAGCATGttagtataattatactaaCCATGTAGTTGCTAAAACTCTTAATTAGGGTTTCAAACTTCTTGTTGCAATAAAAATGATCAGAACAACCATGCAAAGACACCCAGACTAACATCCAGAGATAActtgttttaagaaatatttttgaatgttaaaataaaaaaatgaaaaatatgcaaatttaaaCTTTGTGTTTAACTTTACcatttcataaaacaattttatagctTATCTAGAATAATCTATGACCACTAtaaaaaaaccatgaaaattTAAGAAGTTCCATACCACAATCATAACTAGTCATAAGGTATAATTCAACACAAA
It contains:
- the LOC100166082 gene encoding spermidine synthase-like, which codes for MDKLKTGWFSELTDLLPGRSFSMEVEQVLHQEQSKYQEILVLKTKSHGVVLVLDGMIQCTEFDEYSYQEMISFLPLFSHPKPQRVLIVGGGDGGVAREVAKHPLVETIDQVEIDDRVIELSKKYLPFMAEGFNSPKVNLHVADGFKFMEEHFQYYDVIITDSSDPIGPAVSLFQKSYFELMKRALRPGGIVCSQADTFWGHLKNAASMRNHCKAVFAKAAYATSYVSTYPAGQIGFALGSLDENTDFKNPVYQLTDKQRKDMKLRYYTTDIHKAAFALPAFVVDALDEADAENNS